In Cydia fagiglandana chromosome 9, ilCydFagi1.1, whole genome shotgun sequence, a single window of DNA contains:
- the LOC134667227 gene encoding histone H3.3A: MARTKQTARKSTGGKAPRKQLATKAARKSAPSTGGVKKPHRYRPGTVALREIRRYQKSTELLIRKLPFQRLVREIAQDFKTDLRFQSAAIGALQEASEAYLVGLFEDTNLCAIHAKRVTIMPKDIQLARRIRGERA, encoded by the exons ATGGCACGTACCAAGCAGACTGCGCGTAAATCCACGGGAGGAAAGGCACCTCGCAAACAGTTGGCTACCAAAGCCGCGCGTAAATCGGCGCCAAGCACTGGTGGAGTCAAGAAGCCCCATCGTTACCGCCCCGGTACGGTGGCTCTTCGTGAAATCCGTCGTTACCAGAAATCTACCGAGTTGCTGATCCGCAAGTTGCCTTTCCAGCGTCTCGTGAGAGAAATTGCTCAAGATTTCAAGACTGATCTCCGTTTCCAGTCTGCTGCCATTGGCGCTCTCCAG GAAGCGAGTGAGGCTTACCTCGTCGGCCTGTTTGAGGACACCAACTTGTGCGCCATCCATGCCAAACGTGTGACCATCATGCCTAAAGACATCCAGCTGGCCCGACGAATCCGCGGAGAACGCGCTTAA
- the LOC134667276 gene encoding uncharacterized protein LOC134667276 translates to MIRYFRLLRGCIQQQRSSRSFSSKIEASENEPIKFTTSAAARKKTIRPVAVKYKPSDMPWYQPYSVLASVTVFLIYFCVLREESDVDLEFNKTLYDRIKGLEKEQLLQSYRYNNENGLSVEAIEERLKQLELEEAKA, encoded by the exons atgATTCGCTACTTTCGTCTTTTAAG AGGTTGCATCCAGCAGCAGCGTTCAAGTAGGAGCTTTAGTTCTAAAATAGAAGCTAGCGAAAATGAACCCATCAAATTCACCACAAGTGCTGCCGCTCGTAAGAAGACCATTAGACCAGTTGCAGTAAAATATAAACCATCAGACATGCCATGGTACCAACCCTATTCCGTACTGGCTAGCGTAACTGTGttccttatttatttctgtgtGCTGAGAGAAGAGAGTGATGTAGatttagaatttaataaaacCCTTTACGATAGGATTAAGGGCTTGGAAAAGGAACAGTTGCTGCAGTCATATAgatataataatgaaaatggCCTAAGTGTTGAGGCGATAGAGGAGAGGCTGAAACAGCTCGAGCTGGAGGAGGCCAAGGCATAA
- the LOC134667272 gene encoding uncharacterized protein LOC134667272, giving the protein MENNVGTAIEKIKLQEQDKEAKLREKREYEAAVNSLNRSIREALFQIEKHQEEIKELTKGNDLLKAQLEVERIKRCAVVAQIEACNKEIEVLRAQSDKGISDVWSLRSSLCTAVQNVSDECDVWGLLVKPINTDPIHRIVKKPTENNEEAEFEERLKLAKERYERAVAERERLLAEPEKGEEFIRHGQNLIIILSLKKISTVVLDPTQWG; this is encoded by the exons ATGGAAAATAACGTAGGCACAGCCAtagaaaaaattaagttacagGAGCAAGATAAAGAAGCCAAACTGCGGGAAAAACGAGAAT ATGAAGCAGCCGTGAACTCATTAAATCGTTCTATTCGTGAAGCATTATTCCAAATTGAAAAACATCAAGAAGAAATCAAAGAGTTAACTAAGGGAAACGATCTACTAAAAGCTCAGTTGGAGGTGGAGCGCATTAAACGTTGTGCAGTTGTGGCGCAAATAGAGGCTTGTAATAAAGAAATAGAAGTTTTAAGGGCCCAGTCC gATAAAGGTATATCAGATGTGTGGTCTCTCCGGTCCTCCTTATGCACAGCAGTTCAGAATGTTTCCGACGAGTGCGACGTGTGGGGTCTTTTGGTGAAGCCCATAAACACTGATCCAATACACAGGATAGTGAAGAAACCTACCGAGAATAATGAAGAGGCAGAATTTGAGGAACGTCTCAAACTGGCTAAAGAAAGATATGAAAGGGCTGTGGCGGAGCGTGAGCGTTTGTTGGCTGAACCGGAGAAGGGTGAAGAATTTATAAGGCATGGTCAAAatctaattattatattaagtttaaaaaaaatatctactgTTGTCCTAGACCCAACCCAGTGGGGGTGA
- the LOC134667268 gene encoding UPF0193 protein EVG1 homolog, giving the protein MQTPDANGYVHVQWPSKNIPHGGIFHTSTVEPSVSQQQFLKVLLEESKLSIAQRQKQAWALRQEDEPKEPRCPRREVPMIRPRTSRRRSLSAIRESGVLEMEEYIPLKRGEDREALKAKLAMSMEHGDTTEQAPPPPPRITKPKPQLPTVKDKRNELLTQIRERAEWLAEMEDLGHAAPHRDIVRDQIAERLRALDSLGIDSALSSARSSARSKGSGFSIKEQYVKDSARSKESAKSAHSNGSTKSQEKQKSSRSSAKGHPKMEENILAYNNVPLLQYSPRRRV; this is encoded by the exons atGCAGACGCCAGACGCAAATGGTTATGTCCACGTACAGTGGCCTAGTAAAAATATCCCTCATGGCGGTATATTTCATACGAGTACCGTAGAACCTTCTGTATCACAACAACAATTTTTGAAAG TTCTTCTCGAAGAATCAAAATTGAGCATCGCTCAACGCCAGAAGCAGGCGTGGGCTTTGCGGCAGGAGGACGAGCCTAAGGAACCACGATGTCCCAGACGGGAGGTGCCCATGATTCGGCCGAGGACGTCGCGCCGCCGCTCGCTGTCTGCCATCAGAGAGTCAGGGGTGCTTGAGATGGAAGA ATATATTCCACTAAAGCGTGGCGAAGACCGCGAGGCACTGAAGGCCAAGCTTGCTATGAGCATGGAACACGGAGACACAACGGAACAGGCGCCTCCGCCGCCACCGCGTATAACCAAGCCCAAGCCTCAACTGCCCACGGTCAAGGATAAGAGGAATGAAC TGCTTACCCAAATCCGCGAGCGCGCCGAGTGGCTCGCAGAAATGGAAGACCTCGGCCACGCAGCCCCCCACCGGGACATAGTTCGCGACCAGATCGCAGAGCGGCTGCGCGCACTTGACAGCTTGGGCATCGACAGTGCGCTCTCGTCAGCACGGTCCTCTGCGCGTTCCAAGGGCTCCGGGTTTAGCATAAAGGAACAGTACGTGAAGGATAGTGCACGGTCTAAGGAGAGTGCTAAGTCTG CACATTCTAATGGCTCAACAAAATCCCAGGAGAAACAAAAATCGTCAAGAAGCTCAGCCAAAGGTCATCCAAAGATGGAAGAGAATATCTTGGCTTACAACAATGTTCCGCTTTTGCAATACTCACCAAGGAGGAGAGTTtga
- the LOC134667252 gene encoding ATP-dependent DNA helicase Q1-like, producing the protein MKTVDELEKEIKTVDRELSKVESEIAKLKNQQRQLHEKKTALKNSINKIKSDSLASVDWAGKSYEWSEDVMDTLHNIFKLKSFRPNQLSAINCTLSGQHAIIVMPTGAGKSLCYQLPALVKPGITIVCSPLVSLMEDQVRSLTKKDIPAKLITSTSSREESNAALNILKDKNSPIKLLYVTPERFAKSKRFMANLQKCFADGRLQRIAIDEVHCCSQWGHDFRPDYKFLGILSNMFPKVPILGLTATATAHVLTDVQKILNIPGCLVIKSTFNRPNLFYKILEKPTSQEECLNILEKLIKYRYKGESGIVYTHSIKDCEEIAMGLRKRGLKVACYHANLEADTRSQVHTKWHDKHYQAIVATLAFGMGIDKPDVRFVIHHTISKSMENYYQESGRAGRDSNRAECVTLYRLQDVFKVSTMVFSSVGSLDHLYGMVKYCLNGTFCRRQLIAEHFDEDWGNADCNKMCDVCANPNSNVKEINLELHCRTLASIIDNADKQDTKLTAQKLLDAWFLKGPVNLRHKGKEPNLSRNLGEDVIAYLLVENYLVEDFHFTAYSTISYIKKGPNIDLVQDPEFVIKMPVRKYSSFELDRPAPSEFENNVTDLEGKDMPKKRKSHSNDASHSKKTKTIVIDED; encoded by the coding sequence ATGAAGACTGTCGATGAATTAGAGAAGGAAATAAAAACTGTTGACAGAGAACTATCCAAAGTTGAATCTGAAATAGCAAAGTTGAAAAACCAACAACGACAACTGCACGAAAAGAAAACTGCGCTCAAGAATtcaataaacaaaattaaatctgATAGTTTAGCGAGCGTCGACTGGGCTGGGAAGAGCTACGAATGGTCAGAAGATGTAATGGACACTCTACACAATATTTTCAAACTGAAATCATTTAGACCGAATCAGTTAAGTGCGATAAATTGTACTCTTTCGGGGCAGCATGCAATTATCGTCATGCCGACGGGAGCCGGCAAAAGTTTATGCTATCAGCTGCCGGCGCTAGTCAAGCCCGGCATTACCATAGTCTGCTCCCCTCTAGTATCCCTGATGGAAGATCAGGTAAGATCTTTAACCAAAAAAGACATTCCTGCAAAACTTATTACGAGCACCTCTTCCAGAGAAGAATCGAACGCCGCTTTGAACATactaaaagataaaaattcGCCCATTAAACTGCTGTATGTAACACCAGAAAGGTTTGCCAAAAGCAAAAGATTTATGGCAAATTTGCAGAAGTGCTTTGCAGATGGCAGATTGCAAAGGATAGCAATAGATGAGGTACATTGCTGTTCCCAGTGGGGACATGATTTCAGACCAGACTACAAATTCCTTGGAATATTATCTAACATGTTCCCTAAAGTTCCCATTTTAGGTTTAACGGCTACTGCAACTGCCCATGTTCTAACTGATGTCCAAAAAATCCTTAACATTCCTGGTTGCCTGGTCATCAAGTCTACTTTTAACAGGCCTAACTTGTTTTACAAAATTCTAGAGAAACCAACTTCACAGGAGGAGTGCTTGAATATTCTTGAAAAACTCATCAAATACAGGTATAAAGGAGAAAGTGGCATAGTGTACACACACAGTATCAAAGATTGTGAAGAAATTGCCATGGGATTAAGAAAGAGAGGTTTGAAAGTTGCCTGTTACCATGCTAACTTAGAGGCAGACACCAGATCTCAAGTCCACACAAAATGGCATGACAAGCACTACCAAGCTATAGTAGCTACATTAGCTTTTGGGATGGGGATAGACAAGCCAGATGTGAGATTTGTAATTCACCACACAATAAGCAAATCTATGGAAAATTATTACCAAGAGAGTGGAAGGGCAGGTAGAGATAGCAACAGAGCTGAATGTGTTACTTTGTACAGATTGCAggatgtttttaaagtgagcaCAATGGTATTCTCATCAGTGGGAAGTCTAGATCACCTCTATGGCATGGTAAAATATTGTCTTAATGGTACATTTTGCAGAAGGCAGTTGATCGCTGAACATTTTGATGAAGACTGGGGTAATGCAGACTGCAACAAAATGTGTGATGTTTGTGCAAATCCCAATTCTAATGTCAAAGAAATAAATCTTGAATTGCATTGCAGAACTCTGGCTAGCATTATTGACAATGCTGATAAGCAAGACACAAAATTGACTGCCCAAAAGTTGCTTGATGCCTGGTTTTTGAAAGGACCAGTAAATTTAAGGCATAAGGGTAAGGAACCCAACTTATCCCGTAATTTGGGAGAGGACGTTATTGCCTATTTGCTGGTAGAAAACTACCTTGTGGAAGACTTCCATTTCACAGCATATTCTACAATCAGCTACATAAAGAAAGGCCCTAACATTGATCTAGTGCAGGACCCAgaatttgttataaaaatgcctGTTAGAAAGTATTCTAGCTTTGAATTAGACAGGCCTGCTCCAAGTGAATTTGAAAACAATGTCACAGACCTAGAAGGAAAAGATATGCCCAAGAAAAGGAAATCACATTCAAATGATGCATCACACTCAAAGAAAACAAAGACAATTGTAATAGATGAGGATTAG
- the LOC134667274 gene encoding N-acylneuraminate cytidylyltransferase, which translates to MQAFFLIFFGLMVFAEVIEEKTAVLILARGGSKGIRLKNLQAVGGSSLLNRAIHTAKIAGIQDVTVSTDHPLIALESIKSGARVFHRSPITATDSAPSIWGTLEFLSSKPHVEILILLQATSPFVESTNLIGALRKLTFPIPFDCIFSATRSYKLRWKPVDIGVTPINFDPNARPRRQDWSGELLETGAFYIARRNVIMSGSFQNNK; encoded by the exons ATGCAAGCTTTTTTTCTGATTTTCTTTGGTTTAATGGT TTTTGCAGAAGTAATTGAAGAGAAAACAGCAGTTCTTATCCTCGCCAGAGGTGGATCAAAAGGCATACGTTTAAAGAATCTGCAAGCAGTAGGTGGGTCAAGTTTACTAAATCGCGCAATCCATACGGCTAAGATTGCTGGAATTCAGGATGTGACTGTGTCAACGGATCATCCACTTATAGCTCTAGAAAGCATCAAAA GTGGAGCTAGAGTTTTTCACAGAAGTCCAATCACAGCAACTGATTCGGCCCCATCCATTTGGGGAACACTTGAGTTTTTAAGCAGCAAACCTCATGTTGAGATACTTATACTACTCCAAGCGACTTCGCCCTTTGTAGAGTCAACCAATTTGATAGGTGCTTTGCGAAAGTTAACCTTTCCAATTCCTTTTGATTGTATATTTTCTGCTACAAG AAGTTATAAGCTCCGCTGGAAACCTGTGGATATTGGAGTAACCCCAATAAATTTTGACCCTAACGCTAGACCTCGAAGGCAGGACTGGAGTGGAGAATTATTAGAAACTGGAGCATTTTATATAGCTCGCAGAAATGTTATTATGAGCGGATCATTTCAAAACAACAAGTAA